Proteins encoded within one genomic window of Panicum virgatum strain AP13 chromosome 1N, P.virgatum_v5, whole genome shotgun sequence:
- the LOC120656749 gene encoding hippocampus abundant transcript 1 protein-like, which translates to MKDFAGLGHLFVVSFLFYFSSFMVIPAITDVTMEAVCPGRDECSAAIYLSGFQNAVTGLGALVVTPVVGNLSDRYGRKALLTLPVTVAILPLLILACNRSDLYFYVYYVANIVAGIFCGANMHCLCHAYVADHVGPRRRAAAFGLLSGVSAAGFVSGTLTARFLATSSTFQVAAAVAMVAALYLRVFLPDSGGVSCSDEACDPLLQASSCTSSTSSSASSSDSDEHLSPRLPPQKGGLPSPSDMFALLTSSLALSGAATITFFYSLGEHGLQTALMYYLKAQFGYSKDEFANLLLIVGAAGMLSQLIVMPILAPILGEEILLIVGLLGGCTHVFLYGIAWSYWVPYFSAAFVILSAFVHPSIRTNVSKNVASNEQGIAQGCISGISSFGSILGPLIFTPLTAWFLSETEPFNFKGFSILCAGFCTLIAFIVSMRIRGAQSSACKKSTVQHEQA; encoded by the exons ATGAAGGACTTCGCGGGGCTGGGGCACCTGTTCGTGGTGTCCTTCCTCTTCTACTTCTCCTCCTTCATGGTGATCCCGGCGATCACCGACGTCACCATGGAGGCCGTCTGCCCCGGCCGCGACGAGTGCTCCGCCGCCATCTACCTCAGCGGCTTCCAGAACGCT GTCACCGGGCTGGGGGCGCTCGTGGTGACCCCCGTCGTCGGCAACCTGTCGGACAGGTACGGGAGGAAGGCGCTGCTGACGCTGCCGGTGACCGTGGCCATCTTGCCGCTGT TAATCTTGGCGTGCAACCGCTCCGACTTGTACTTCTACGTGTATTACGTGGCAAACATCGTGGCCGGGATCTTCTGCGGCGCCAACATGCATTGCCTATGCCATGCCTACGTg GCGGACCACGTGGGGCCCCGGCGTCGCGCGGCGGCGTTCGGTCTCCTCTCCGGCGTATCGGCAGCCGGGTTCGTCTCGGGTACCCTGACCGCGCGCTTCCTCGCCACCTCTTCCACCTtccaggtcgccgccgccgtcgctatGGTGGCCGCGCTTTACCTCAGGGTTTTCCTACCCGACTCCGGCGGCGTCTCCTGCAGTGACGAAGCCTGCGATCCGCTCCTCCAGGCTTCAtcctgcacctcctccacctcgtcTTCCGCTTCATCCTCCGACTCCGATGAACACCTCTCGCCAAGGCTTCCGCCACAGAAGGGCGGTTTGCCGTCTCCATCCGACATGTTTGCGCTTCTAACTAGCAG TTTGGCCTTGTCAGGGGCAGCAACCATCACTTTCTTCTACAGTCTAGGTGAACATGGCCTTCAAACTGCATTGATg TACTACCTGAAGGCACAGTTTGGTTACAGCAAAGATGAGTTTGCCAATCTTCTTCTAATTGTTGGTGCTGCTGGAATGCTATCACAG CTAATTGTAATGCCTATCCTGGCCCCAATTCTGGGTGAAGAGATACTGCTTATCGTCGGGCTGCTAGGAGGATGCACTCAT GTTTTCTTGTATGGCATCGCATGGTCATACTGG GTGCCCTATTTTTCTGCAGCATTTGTAATTTTGAGTGCCTTTGTTCACCCATCT atAAGAACCAATGTATCAAAAAATGTCGCATCAAATGAGCAG GGAATTGCTCAAGGATGTATATCTGGGATTAGTTCTTTTGGCAGCATATTAGGTCCCCTCATTTTCACTCCCTTAACTG CATGGTTCCTTTCTGAAACAGAGCCCTTCAACTTCAAAGGTTTCAGTATTTTGTGTGCTGGCTTTTGCACC CTCATTGCATTTATTGTCAGTATGAGGATACGTGGGGCTCAATCCAGTGCATGCAAAAAGAGCACCGTTCAGCATGAACAAGCATGA